The following proteins come from a genomic window of Bradyrhizobium paxllaeri:
- a CDS encoding IS110 family transposase, which yields MQASTVATPTAGHIGTIFVAIELSQRSWRVALHSPDKDKISHHKLEGGDHAELLALVGRVRERAARTLGGVPAVASCYEAGYDGFWLHRLLLAAGITNYVFDPASIAVDQRARRVKTDRIDGERMLRTLMAYLRGEPRVVRIVRVPAAEQEDARRGSRERDRLIKEQTAHTNRIKALLRLRGMAVGNPRRRDWLSWLATQRDWQGQAVPPRMLSEIRHEHARLMLVRDRLDALAQEAAAAEPMPAEAEMTRRSELLRRLKCLGPAFATTLTSEVFYKDFRNRREVGSYFGLTPSPWRSGGIDRDQGISKAGNPRARCAAIELAWLWLRHQPDSKLTLEYRKRTLDAGKRIKRVAIVALARKLMVALWRYLTTGLVPEGAVLKAVKI from the coding sequence ATGCAAGCATCCACCGTAGCCACGCCCACCGCCGGCCATATTGGCACAATTTTCGTTGCAATCGAACTGAGCCAGCGGAGCTGGCGGGTCGCGCTGCACAGCCCGGACAAGGACAAGATATCGCACCACAAGCTGGAGGGTGGCGATCATGCCGAGCTGTTGGCGTTGGTGGGTCGGGTTCGGGAGCGGGCGGCTCGAACGCTGGGAGGCGTTCCGGCGGTGGCGAGCTGCTACGAGGCGGGCTACGACGGGTTCTGGCTGCACCGGCTGCTGCTGGCGGCCGGCATCACGAACTACGTGTTTGATCCCGCCAGCATTGCGGTGGACCAGCGGGCGCGGCGGGTGAAGACCGACCGGATCGATGGCGAGCGGATGCTGCGCACGCTGATGGCGTATCTGCGCGGCGAGCCGCGGGTGGTGCGGATCGTCCGGGTGCCTGCCGCCGAACAGGAGGACGCGCGCCGCGGCAGCCGCGAACGCGACCGGCTGATCAAGGAGCAAACCGCTCACACCAACCGGATCAAGGCACTGCTGCGCCTGCGGGGCATGGCGGTCGGGAACCCGCGGCGGCGCGACTGGCTGAGCTGGCTGGCAACGCAGCGGGATTGGCAAGGCCAGGCGGTCCCGCCGCGGATGCTGAGCGAGATCCGACACGAGCACGCGCGGCTGATGCTGGTGCGCGATCGGCTCGATGCGCTCGCGCAGGAGGCGGCCGCAGCGGAGCCAATGCCTGCGGAAGCCGAGATGACCCGGCGCAGCGAACTGCTGCGCCGGCTCAAATGTCTCGGCCCGGCGTTCGCGACGACGCTGACCAGCGAGGTGTTCTACAAGGACTTCCGCAATCGCCGCGAGGTCGGGAGTTATTTCGGACTGACGCCCAGTCCATGGCGGAGCGGCGGCATCGACCGCGACCAGGGCATCAGCAAGGCGGGCAATCCGCGCGCCCGCTGTGCCGCGATCGAACTGGCCTGGCTGTGGCTGCGGCATCAGCCGGACAGCAAGCTGACCCTGGAGTACCGCAAGCGCACGCTCGATGCCGGCAAGCGCATCAAGCGCGTCGCCATCGTCGCCCTGGCGCGCAAGCTGATGGTGGCGCTGTGGCGCTACCTCACGACCGGTCTCGTGCCGGAAGGCGCGGTGCTCAAGGCCGTAAAGATCTAA
- a CDS encoding lipid A biosynthesis lauroyl acyltransferase: MNRLLLRTKARLRDAGKPVAEAAVGGLTIALLRTTRYFDPDKTANFFGRVTRFIGRRLREDRIGRENLKAAFPEKSPEEIETILAGVWDNLGRIGAEFAHLDHIWDYDLDQPDKPSRIEFTPRTKEIFDSLRDDGKPAVIFASHLGNWEIPALGAVAHGLDCAILFRRPNIESADRAIERIRAVKMGTLVPAGREAPLKLAEALQRGQHVAMLVDQYMGNGVEVTFFGRKTKANPTLARLLRQVECPVHGVRIIRLPNHRFRAELSEEVKPVRDASGQIDIQGTMQAVTSVIEGWVREYPDQWLWLHRRWR, from the coding sequence ATGAACCGCCTGCTCCTACGCACCAAGGCGCGCCTGCGCGATGCCGGAAAGCCGGTGGCGGAAGCCGCCGTCGGCGGGCTGACGATCGCCCTGCTCCGCACCACCCGCTATTTCGATCCCGACAAGACCGCCAATTTCTTCGGCCGCGTCACCCGCTTCATCGGGCGAAGGCTGCGTGAGGACCGCATCGGGCGCGAGAATCTGAAGGCCGCCTTTCCCGAGAAATCGCCGGAAGAGATCGAGACCATTCTCGCCGGCGTCTGGGACAATCTCGGCCGCATCGGCGCGGAGTTCGCCCATCTCGACCACATCTGGGACTACGATCTCGACCAGCCGGACAAGCCGAGCCGTATCGAATTCACCCCGCGCACCAAGGAAATCTTCGATTCCCTGCGCGACGACGGCAAGCCTGCGGTCATCTTTGCCAGCCATCTCGGCAATTGGGAAATCCCGGCGCTCGGCGCGGTCGCCCATGGGCTCGACTGCGCGATCCTGTTCCGCCGTCCGAACATCGAGTCCGCCGACCGCGCCATCGAGCGCATCCGCGCCGTCAAGATGGGCACGCTGGTGCCGGCGGGGCGCGAGGCGCCGCTCAAGCTGGCAGAAGCGCTGCAGCGGGGCCAGCACGTCGCGATGCTGGTCGATCAGTACATGGGCAACGGCGTCGAAGTGACGTTCTTCGGCCGCAAGACCAAGGCCAACCCAACGCTGGCGCGGCTCTTGCGCCAGGTCGAATGCCCCGTGCACGGCGTCCGCATCATCCGCCTGCCCAACCACCGCTTCCGCGCCGAGCTGTCCGAAGAGGTCAAGCCGGTGCGCGACGCGTCGGGCCAGATCGACATCCAGGGTACGATGCAGGCGGTGACATCAGTGATCGAAGGCTGGGTGCGGGAATATCCGGACCAGTGGCTGTGGCTGCACCGGCGGTGGCGGTAG
- a CDS encoding beta-ketoacyl-ACP synthase has product MSAPRDKLGRPIVVVTGMGVVTSLGAGKTDNWTRLTAGESGIRTVTRFPIDGLKTNMAGTVDFVTLEPFSSTGLTERLAEMATEEALEQAAIGGKADFPGPLFLAVAPVEVEWPQRLELGRAVGRTEFDYGDMLRVSGGGRFTAYHRRFMFGSVASFLAEKFGTKGSPISLSTACASGATAIQLGVEAIRRGEADAALCVGADGSVNPEAMVRFSLLSALSTQNDPPQAASKPFSKNRDGFVMAEGAGAMVLESYESAMARGAKILGVVAGCGELTDSFHRTRSSPDGKPIIGCMRKTLADAGLEPEQIDHINAHGTATPENDKMEYNTTAVVFGDHLPKIPVSSNKSMVGHTISAAGAVEAVFSLLTLEHQRIPPTINYEIPDPSILFDVVGNTARDAKVTAVMSNSFGFGGQNASLILTREPV; this is encoded by the coding sequence ATGTCAGCACCACGCGATAAACTCGGCAGGCCGATCGTCGTCGTCACCGGCATGGGCGTGGTGACCTCGCTTGGCGCCGGCAAGACCGACAACTGGACCCGGCTGACTGCAGGCGAATCCGGCATCCGGACCGTGACGCGCTTTCCGATCGACGGCCTGAAGACGAATATGGCCGGCACTGTCGACTTCGTCACCCTGGAGCCGTTCTCGTCGACCGGTCTCACCGAACGTCTCGCCGAAATGGCGACCGAGGAAGCGCTCGAACAGGCTGCCATCGGCGGCAAGGCCGATTTCCCCGGGCCGCTGTTTCTCGCAGTCGCGCCGGTCGAGGTCGAGTGGCCGCAGCGGCTCGAGCTCGGGCGTGCCGTCGGCAGGACCGAATTCGACTACGGGGATATGCTGCGCGTCAGCGGCGGCGGACGGTTCACCGCCTATCATCGTCGCTTCATGTTCGGGTCGGTGGCGAGCTTTCTCGCCGAAAAGTTCGGCACCAAGGGATCGCCGATCTCGCTTTCCACCGCTTGCGCTTCCGGCGCGACCGCAATCCAGCTCGGCGTCGAGGCAATCCGCCGCGGCGAGGCTGATGCGGCGCTGTGCGTTGGCGCCGACGGCTCGGTGAACCCGGAAGCGATGGTGCGTTTCTCGCTGCTGTCGGCGCTGTCGACGCAGAACGATCCGCCGCAGGCCGCCTCAAAACCGTTCTCCAAGAACCGCGACGGGTTTGTGATGGCCGAAGGCGCCGGCGCGATGGTGCTGGAAAGCTATGAGTCGGCGATGGCCCGCGGCGCGAAAATTCTCGGCGTGGTGGCCGGCTGCGGCGAGCTGACGGATTCGTTCCATCGCACCCGCTCCAGCCCGGACGGCAAGCCGATCATCGGCTGCATGCGCAAGACGCTGGCCGACGCCGGCCTCGAGCCGGAGCAGATCGACCACATCAACGCCCACGGCACTGCGACGCCGGAAAACGACAAGATGGAGTACAACACGACCGCGGTCGTGTTCGGCGATCATCTGCCGAAGATTCCGGTGTCGTCGAACAAGTCGATGGTCGGGCATACGATCTCGGCGGCCGGCGCGGTGGAAGCCGTGTTCTCGCTCTTGACGCTGGAGCATCAGCGGATTCCGCCGACCATCAATTACGAGATTCCGGATCCGTCGATCCTGTTCGACGTGGTCGGCAACACCGCACGCGATGCCAAGGTCACGGCGGTGATGTCCAACTCGTTCGGTTTCGGCGGGCAGAATGCTTCGCTGATCCTGACGCGCGAACCGGTCTAG
- a CDS encoding beta-ketoacyl-ACP synthase: MTESNSAPAREVWITGIGIVSSLGEGLDAHWDALNEKKINVDDKRFAPHIVHPLAPVSFDAQIPKKGDQRQMEAWQRIGTYAAGLALDSAGVKGNKEILGRMDMIVAAGGGERDIAVDAAILNADARGNSGPGFLNERLMNDLRPTLFLAQLSNLLAGNIAIVHGVCGTSRTFMGEEAASIDAARIALARIESGQSDIALVGAAHNGERMDLLILYEFGDFNLTDKFAPVWQREDRSGFALGSAGCFLVLESREHAEARGAKPYAKLTRVVADLAQRKQPGAVTRSLEAMWPKLGVGDSGTLITGATGAEPATSDEKAFLHQHPGFAIRATGTMFGHTLETQFPLGLALAALSISRGALFPPNDPTGLEVEKADSPDQIVVVGTGHWQGEGMALVEAIK; encoded by the coding sequence ATGACTGAGTCAAATTCCGCGCCCGCCAGGGAAGTCTGGATCACCGGCATCGGCATCGTCTCCTCGCTCGGCGAAGGGCTCGACGCGCACTGGGACGCGCTGAACGAGAAGAAGATCAACGTCGACGACAAGCGGTTCGCGCCCCACATCGTGCACCCGCTGGCGCCGGTTTCTTTTGACGCGCAGATCCCGAAGAAGGGCGACCAGCGCCAGATGGAAGCCTGGCAGCGCATCGGCACCTATGCCGCGGGGCTGGCGCTGGATTCGGCCGGCGTCAAAGGCAACAAGGAAATCCTTGGCCGGATGGACATGATCGTCGCTGCCGGCGGCGGCGAGCGCGACATCGCGGTCGATGCGGCGATCCTGAACGCCGATGCCAGGGGCAATTCGGGTCCGGGCTTCCTCAACGAACGGCTGATGAACGATCTGCGGCCGACGCTGTTTCTGGCGCAGCTCTCCAACCTGCTCGCCGGCAACATCGCCATCGTCCACGGCGTCTGCGGCACATCGCGCACCTTCATGGGCGAGGAAGCCGCCTCCATCGATGCGGCGCGGATTGCGCTGGCCCGGATCGAAAGCGGTCAAAGCGACATCGCGCTGGTCGGCGCCGCCCATAATGGCGAGCGGATGGACCTGCTGATCCTCTACGAATTCGGCGACTTCAATCTGACCGACAAGTTCGCTCCCGTCTGGCAACGCGAAGACAGAAGCGGCTTCGCGCTCGGCTCAGCCGGCTGCTTCCTGGTGCTGGAGTCCCGCGAGCACGCCGAAGCCCGCGGCGCCAAGCCCTATGCCAAACTGACCAGGGTGGTCGCCGACCTCGCGCAGCGCAAGCAGCCGGGCGCGGTGACCAGATCGCTGGAAGCGATGTGGCCAAAGCTCGGCGTCGGGGACAGCGGCACCTTGATCACGGGGGCGACCGGCGCCGAGCCGGCGACCTCGGACGAGAAGGCGTTTCTGCACCAGCACCCTGGCTTCGCGATCCGCGCCACCGGAACCATGTTCGGCCACACGCTGGAGACGCAGTTTCCGCTCGGCCTGGCGCTGGCCGCGCTCTCGATCTCCCGCGGTGCGCTGTTTCCGCCCAACGACCCGACCGGGCTCGAGGTTGAAAAGGCTGATAGCCCGGACCAGATAGTCGTGGTGGGGACCGGTCACTGGCAGGGCGAAGGCATGGCCCTGGTCGAGGCCATCAAGTAG
- a CDS encoding 3-hydroxyacyl-ACP dehydratase FabZ family protein encodes MNLDYFTLIDRIVDLNLDEKRITVEAQVPTAHTIFEGHFPGFPIMPGVLLTEAMAQSSGWLILGVLKFERMPFLAIVKEAKMRGFVSPGSLLTIEAKLEHEGSGYAVTKVKGRIGKDLKCSAELTFGLAPFPDPALRVHMDAKANEIGFPLQAITHD; translated from the coding sequence ATGAACCTTGATTACTTCACGCTGATCGACCGCATCGTCGACCTGAACCTCGACGAGAAGAGGATCACGGTCGAGGCGCAGGTGCCGACCGCGCACACCATCTTCGAAGGGCATTTCCCCGGCTTCCCGATCATGCCCGGGGTTCTGCTGACCGAAGCGATGGCGCAGAGTTCCGGCTGGCTGATACTCGGCGTCCTGAAGTTCGAGCGCATGCCGTTCCTGGCCATCGTGAAGGAAGCCAAGATGCGCGGGTTCGTCAGCCCCGGCTCGCTGCTCACGATCGAGGCGAAGCTCGAGCATGAAGGTTCCGGTTATGCCGTCACCAAGGTCAAGGGGCGTATCGGTAAGGACTTGAAGTGCAGCGCTGAACTCACCTTCGGTCTTGCCCCCTTCCCCGACCCGGCCCTGCGCGTGCACATGGACGCGAAGGCCAACGAGATCGGCTTCCCACTGCAGGCGATAACGCATGACTGA
- a CDS encoding acyl carrier protein, with product MSSTFDQIANIIAETCDIPRDTIKPESHAIDDLGIDSLDFLDIAFAIDKAFGIKMPLEKWTQEVNDGKATTEQYFVLQNLADRIDELVAAKNAAPGA from the coding sequence ATGTCTTCCACATTCGATCAGATCGCCAACATTATCGCGGAGACCTGCGACATTCCGCGCGACACGATCAAGCCGGAGAGCCACGCCATCGACGATCTGGGAATCGACAGCCTGGACTTCCTCGACATCGCCTTTGCCATCGACAAGGCGTTCGGGATCAAGATGCCGCTCGAAAAATGGACCCAGGAGGTCAACGACGGCAAGGCCACGACCGAGCAGTATTTCGTGCTGCAAAATCTCGCCGATCGCATCGACGAACTGGTCGCCGCCAAGAATGCAGCCCCGGGCGCGTAA
- a CDS encoding OmpA family protein, which translates to MSFVRLVIGCSLIFSASSALAQNVPADAPNARDHAVLSRYAGSWLVAQEIREFDQVSVPSGPKDSDVARLEGRVTRLFYMAPAGKSALEVQRNYEQALERASATRQDACTEKCDGRGFAPFRAQPVNPQLSKAQLEGWSAETLLQMWQETGSERYWYGTLNASGSTLHVAVLSAKPGTIALAGKYVATVVEIIEPKAMDGGKVTVDAAALAKGLQAEGKVALYGLFFDTGKATIKPESKAQLDEMARLLQSNAAARVYIVGHTDNQGALDANLTLSKARAQAVIDTLSNTYKIDGKRLSGTGVASYAPLASNASESGRARNRRVEMVLQ; encoded by the coding sequence ATGTCCTTCGTTCGTTTGGTGATCGGTTGCAGTCTCATTTTCTCCGCATCCAGTGCCCTCGCACAGAACGTGCCCGCCGACGCGCCGAATGCGCGCGATCATGCGGTGCTGAGCCGCTATGCGGGCTCGTGGCTGGTCGCGCAGGAGATCAGGGAGTTCGATCAGGTCAGCGTGCCGTCCGGGCCGAAGGACAGCGATGTCGCGAGACTAGAGGGCCGGGTGACACGCCTTTTCTACATGGCGCCCGCCGGCAAGTCGGCGCTCGAGGTACAGCGCAATTACGAGCAGGCGCTGGAGCGCGCCAGCGCAACCCGGCAGGACGCCTGCACCGAAAAATGCGACGGCCGGGGTTTTGCGCCGTTCCGCGCGCAGCCCGTCAATCCGCAACTCTCCAAGGCCCAACTGGAAGGCTGGAGCGCGGAGACGCTTCTGCAAATGTGGCAGGAGACCGGCAGCGAGCGCTACTGGTATGGAACGTTGAACGCCTCCGGCAGCACGCTGCACGTGGCGGTGCTGTCGGCAAAGCCGGGCACCATCGCACTGGCCGGCAAATATGTCGCGACCGTCGTGGAGATCATCGAGCCGAAGGCGATGGACGGCGGCAAGGTGACCGTGGATGCCGCAGCCCTTGCCAAGGGCTTGCAGGCCGAAGGCAAGGTCGCGCTCTACGGGCTGTTCTTCGACACCGGCAAGGCGACCATCAAGCCGGAGTCCAAGGCGCAACTCGACGAGATGGCGCGGCTGTTGCAGTCGAATGCCGCCGCAAGAGTCTACATCGTCGGCCACACCGACAATCAGGGCGCGCTGGATGCCAACCTCACGCTATCCAAGGCGCGTGCGCAGGCCGTCATCGACACCCTGTCGAACACCTACAAGATCGACGGCAAGCGCCTGTCGGGGACGGGCGTGGCGAGCTACGCGCCGCTCGCCAGCAATGCCAGCGAGAGCGGCCGCGCCCGCAATCGCCGCGTGGAGATGGTGCTGCAGTAG
- a CDS encoding PEPxxWA-CTERM sorting domain-containing protein, translated as MRLLGILSAAALALMIGSTAASASIVFAGSTAGCFGTPCTPTLNASDGPLKFKGAAFNESLSSPDTSVAVTLGKFTLSSAIFELFDDTFDLQVKFTSPVVATADVFADVKGLVTLIAGVVHIDFDPQTIAFGGNSYTLAINDVWLGTLGPFGKDADPLTGTITINAAVPEPSTWAMMILGFFGVGFLAYRRKSDAALRIA; from the coding sequence ATGAGATTGCTCGGTATTCTGAGCGCAGCAGCGCTGGCGCTGATGATCGGTTCGACCGCAGCGAGCGCGTCGATTGTCTTCGCTGGCAGCACTGCTGGATGTTTTGGCACACCTTGCACCCCTACGCTCAATGCGTCTGACGGGCCGTTGAAATTCAAGGGGGCTGCTTTTAATGAATCTCTGTCGTCTCCAGATACGTCTGTTGCGGTGACCCTGGGCAAGTTCACGCTCAGCAGCGCAATCTTCGAACTGTTCGATGATACGTTCGACCTGCAAGTCAAGTTCACCAGTCCGGTCGTTGCGACCGCGGACGTCTTCGCCGATGTGAAGGGCCTGGTTACTCTGATAGCTGGCGTCGTTCACATCGATTTCGATCCGCAAACGATTGCCTTCGGCGGCAATTCTTATACCTTGGCCATCAATGATGTCTGGCTGGGTACCTTGGGCCCGTTCGGTAAGGATGCTGATCCGCTTACGGGTACGATCACGATCAATGCCGCAGTGCCTGAACCCTCCACCTGGGCGATGATGATCCTGGGTTTCTTCGGCGTCGGTTTCCTCGCTTATCGCCGCAAGTCGGATGCTGCGCTCCGCATCGCCTGA
- a CDS encoding alpha/beta hydrolase — protein sequence MRLSIATAGFFLATLLSVPALAQTRPLVTEEMMVKTADPGIEIYVRNKRPADMTSFRPEQTVLYVHGATYPAETAFDLKLDGLSWMEYIAARGYDVWLLDLRGYGKSTRPKEMADKPEANPPIVTGQTAVKDIGTAVDFILRHRNIPRLNLLGWSWGTTLMATYTTQNAAKVERLVLYAPSWIRQTPSLAQAGAGKLGAYRMVNRDQARERWYTGVPEDKKASLIPAGWFDAWADATFATDPDGATMNPPVLRAPNGVVQDGAEFFGAGKPYYDPSKITVPTLLVGAEWDRDTPPYMAQTLFPLLVNSPDKRYVALAEGTHTIIMERNRLKLFEAVQAFLDEAKRS from the coding sequence GTGAGACTTTCGATCGCGACCGCAGGCTTTTTTCTCGCAACGCTGCTTTCCGTTCCGGCGCTGGCACAGACGAGGCCCCTGGTGACTGAAGAGATGATGGTCAAGACTGCCGATCCTGGCATCGAGATCTACGTCCGCAACAAGCGGCCGGCTGACATGACGTCGTTCCGCCCCGAGCAGACCGTACTCTACGTGCACGGCGCGACCTATCCCGCCGAGACCGCGTTCGACCTCAAGCTCGATGGCCTGTCCTGGATGGAATACATCGCCGCGCGCGGCTACGACGTGTGGCTTCTCGACCTGCGCGGCTACGGCAAATCCACGCGACCGAAGGAAATGGCCGACAAGCCCGAAGCCAATCCGCCGATCGTAACCGGCCAGACCGCGGTCAAGGACATCGGCACCGCCGTCGATTTCATCCTGCGTCACCGCAACATTCCGCGCCTCAACCTGCTCGGCTGGTCGTGGGGCACCACGCTGATGGCGACCTACACCACGCAGAACGCTGCGAAGGTCGAACGCCTCGTGCTCTATGCGCCGAGTTGGATCCGGCAAACGCCCTCGCTGGCTCAGGCCGGCGCCGGCAAGCTCGGCGCCTACCGCATGGTCAATCGCGATCAGGCACGGGAGCGCTGGTACACCGGCGTGCCCGAGGACAAGAAAGCCAGCCTCATTCCCGCCGGCTGGTTCGACGCCTGGGCCGATGCGACCTTCGCCACCGATCCGGACGGCGCAACGATGAATCCGCCGGTGCTTCGCGCGCCCAACGGCGTCGTGCAGGACGGCGCCGAATTCTTCGGCGCCGGCAAGCCCTATTACGATCCTTCGAAGATCACGGTCCCGACGTTATTGGTCGGCGCCGAATGGGACCGCGACACGCCGCCCTACATGGCGCAGACGCTATTCCCGCTGCTGGTGAACTCGCCGGACAAACGCTACGTGGCGCTGGCCGAGGGCACACACACCATCATCATGGAGCGCAACCGCCTGAAGCTGTTCGAGGCGGTGCAGGCGTTTCTCGATGAGGCGAAGCGGTCGTGA
- a CDS encoding ParB-like protein codes for MANTRDPILKPIPILSLRPTQMTVGMREVKEKRKRWREHKSDKKRAELLGKHMIPVVLGPDEHHYVVDHHHLARALHDEGVEHVLVTVIGDLTMVEPDAFWTVMDHKRWAYPYDATGERRHYKDLPKSVSGLKDDPFRSLAGELRRVGGFAKDVTPFSEFLWADFLRRKVFRKSVEEDFSKAMEEALDCAKSKDAVYLPGWCGPD; via the coding sequence ATGGCCAATACGCGCGACCCGATCCTCAAGCCGATCCCGATCCTGTCATTGCGTCCGACCCAGATGACGGTCGGCATGCGGGAGGTGAAGGAAAAGCGCAAGCGCTGGCGGGAGCACAAGTCCGACAAGAAACGCGCCGAGTTGCTCGGCAAGCACATGATCCCCGTCGTGCTTGGGCCGGACGAGCACCATTACGTCGTCGATCATCATCATCTGGCGCGTGCACTGCATGATGAGGGCGTCGAGCATGTCCTGGTGACGGTCATCGGCGATCTCACCATGGTCGAACCCGACGCGTTCTGGACCGTGATGGATCACAAGCGATGGGCCTATCCCTATGACGCCACGGGCGAGCGCCGGCACTACAAGGATCTTCCGAAATCGGTGTCCGGGCTGAAGGATGATCCGTTCCGCAGCCTCGCCGGGGAATTGCGCCGTGTCGGCGGCTTTGCAAAGGACGTCACCCCGTTCAGCGAATTTCTGTGGGCGGATTTCCTGCGCCGGAAAGTCTTCCGCAAAAGCGTGGAGGAGGATTTCTCCAAGGCGATGGAGGAGGCGCTCGACTGTGCGAAGAGCAAGGATGCAGTCTATCTGCCGGGCTGGTGCGGGCCGGACTAG
- a CDS encoding MgtC/SapB family protein, translated as MLDWTEIILRLGVAALAGGLIGLNRDLHGKPIGLKTLGLVSLATAMLLVMVHSDDVKIVSDAGSRVIQGILTGIGFLGAGVIVHAGRHFRVRGLTSAACTWLAACIGIVCGLGQWRLVTVALVITFGILTIGGRMERWLHNKLGGENEAALQPPSATPSDKQPT; from the coding sequence TTGCTGGACTGGACCGAAATCATATTGCGTCTCGGCGTCGCTGCGCTTGCCGGCGGCCTGATCGGCCTCAACCGCGATCTGCACGGCAAGCCGATCGGGTTGAAGACGCTGGGGCTGGTCAGCCTGGCGACGGCCATGCTGCTGGTGATGGTCCATTCGGACGACGTCAAGATCGTCTCGGACGCCGGCAGCCGGGTGATCCAGGGAATTTTGACCGGGATCGGCTTTCTCGGCGCCGGGGTCATTGTGCACGCCGGACGTCATTTCAGGGTTCGCGGGCTCACCAGCGCCGCCTGCACGTGGCTTGCGGCCTGCATCGGAATTGTCTGCGGCCTCGGACAATGGCGACTGGTCACCGTCGCACTGGTCATCACCTTCGGCATCCTGACCATTGGCGGCCGAATGGAACGCTGGCTGCACAACAAGCTCGGCGGCGAGAACGAAGCCGCGCTGCAACCTCCTTCCGCGACTCCGTCGGACAAGCAGCCGACGTAG
- a CDS encoding peroxidase-related enzyme (This protein belongs to a clade of uncharacterized proteins related to peroxidases such as the alkylhydroperoxidase AhpD.) gives MTKPAAPRFQPPAIDKLPEDIRTRILAVQEKSGFVPNVFLTLAYRPDEFRAFFAYHDALMEKDGGLTKAEREMIVVATSSANQCHYCVIAHGAILRIRAKNPQIADQIAVNYRKADITPRQRAMLDFAMKVSRAANEVSEADFAEIAGHGFSDDDIWDIAAISAFFALSNRLANITAMRPNDEFYMMGRLPKQG, from the coding sequence ATGACCAAGCCTGCCGCCCCGCGATTTCAGCCGCCCGCCATCGACAAGCTGCCGGAGGATATCCGCACCCGGATTCTTGCGGTGCAGGAGAAATCCGGCTTCGTGCCGAACGTCTTCCTGACACTGGCCTACCGTCCGGACGAATTTCGCGCCTTCTTTGCCTATCATGACGCGCTGATGGAGAAGGACGGCGGGCTGACCAAGGCCGAGCGCGAGATGATCGTGGTGGCGACGAGCAGCGCCAACCAGTGCCACTACTGCGTGATCGCCCATGGAGCCATCCTGCGCATCCGGGCCAAGAACCCGCAGATTGCCGACCAGATCGCGGTCAACTACCGCAAGGCCGACATCACGCCGCGCCAGCGCGCCATGCTCGACTTCGCCATGAAGGTGAGCCGGGCAGCGAACGAGGTGTCGGAGGCCGATTTTGCCGAGATCGCCGGCCACGGCTTTTCCGACGACGACATCTGGGACATCGCGGCGATTTCGGCCTTCTTCGCGCTGTCGAACCGTCTGGCCAACATCACCGCCATGCGGCCGAACGACGAGTTCTACATGATGGGCCGGCTGCCGAAGCAGGGCTGA